A portion of the Streptomyces erythrochromogenes genome contains these proteins:
- a CDS encoding MFS transporter, producing the protein MSTTKTPTGRPAPGLLGTYRMLLTAPGGGRLAAASVASKLQYNMLAVSALLLLAPRYSYAAAGLAVSIMVVANAASSPLRGRLADRHRVPVVVTLFLIGYLTATAGLMASAAHRLPLWVVMASVALLGLCFPPVSILIRGYWVAAAGERARASVNSLESALIDVTLMAGPVLATWLSTSASPVAPFVVSSVLMAVAVVLMCTVREIPRTPAPTARDWRGPLRSRPLLRVLAALFLFGGALSAVEVVLPLYAQQNDAVGYSGWFLAALSLGSIVGALILGTHSTPHHFTPPALVGVFAAGTLLLAFAMTVGPVLVLIVCPLTGVTIGSAFARLYTVVGTTGPAGNEHETQGWATSCTTVGFALGAAGGAVIADALGAAAFVVVTPVAALGAALLLLGAARSTPTPAPPTPSESPATRLPGRGEGEELT; encoded by the coding sequence GTGAGCACGACCAAGACTCCCACCGGCCGTCCTGCACCGGGGCTGCTCGGCACGTACCGGATGCTTCTGACTGCTCCCGGCGGCGGGCGCCTGGCGGCCGCGAGCGTGGCGTCGAAACTGCAGTACAACATGCTCGCCGTCAGCGCACTGCTCCTGCTCGCGCCCCGCTACTCCTACGCCGCCGCCGGCCTGGCCGTCAGCATCATGGTGGTGGCGAACGCGGCGAGCAGCCCATTGCGCGGCCGGCTCGCCGACCGCCACCGGGTACCCGTGGTGGTCACCCTCTTCCTGATCGGCTATCTCACCGCCACGGCCGGCCTGATGGCGTCCGCGGCGCACCGGCTCCCCCTGTGGGTGGTGATGGCCTCGGTGGCTCTGCTCGGTCTGTGCTTTCCGCCGGTGAGCATCCTGATCCGCGGCTACTGGGTCGCTGCGGCGGGCGAACGGGCGCGCGCCTCGGTGAACTCCCTGGAATCCGCGCTCATCGACGTCACCCTCATGGCCGGGCCCGTCCTGGCGACCTGGCTGTCCACCAGCGCCTCGCCTGTCGCACCGTTCGTTGTGTCCAGTGTGTTGATGGCCGTAGCGGTCGTTCTGATGTGCACCGTGCGCGAGATCCCTCGCACGCCGGCTCCGACGGCGAGGGATTGGCGGGGGCCACTGCGGTCCAGACCGCTGCTGCGGGTACTGGCCGCCCTGTTCCTGTTCGGCGGCGCGCTGTCCGCGGTCGAAGTGGTGCTGCCGCTCTACGCCCAGCAGAACGATGCCGTCGGCTACAGCGGCTGGTTCCTCGCCGCCCTCTCGCTGGGCAGCATCGTGGGAGCCCTCATCCTCGGCACGCACTCCACCCCGCACCATTTCACGCCTCCCGCCCTGGTGGGCGTGTTCGCCGCGGGCACTCTGCTGCTCGCCTTCGCGATGACGGTCGGCCCGGTCCTGGTGCTGATCGTCTGTCCGCTCACCGGTGTGACGATCGGCTCAGCCTTCGCACGCCTGTACACGGTCGTCGGCACGACGGGGCCGGCCGGCAACGAGCACGAGACCCAGGGCTGGGCCACCAGTTGCACGACGGTCGGCTTCGCCCTCGGCGCGGCGGGCGGAGCCGTCATCGCGGACGCGCTGGGAGCGGCTGCGTTCGTGGTGGTGACCCCGGTGGCCGCCCTCGGTGCCGCGCTGCTCCTGCTCGGCGCCGCACGCTCCACCCCCACCCCCGCCCCGCCCACGCCGTCCGAGTCGCCTGCGACACGCCTGCCCGGACGCGGCGAAGGCGAGGAACTCACGTAA
- a CDS encoding ATP-grasp domain-containing protein: MTTDRPAVLLVDPSRTTAGYKTAARAAGYLVVSLYTCTYTTTRDSHADGDDVTLYGEVNDTGAPETAEEAEQAALTAVRELRRAGLRIRAVIPALEVSTHIADRIAALLGLPGNDHTLAWARRNKAAMRERAHRAGLRIPEFRRVRSVSDIAAAAHEIGFPAILKPTLGSAAKGVTLLRDAEALCDLNHLETHDAFDRPIREWLVEEYVRGPEIQANFYSFGGEHRLVDMWQYRQPDDRDYDFPIWDSVRIDESHPRWHEVERYVRQALDAYGIEHGPSHTEVKCAEDGVHLMEIASRLPGGPVVGMWEKHTDMNPFADGLSCFLGERPATFDAPVAFHGSYGALAIRNDDEPGTLSAIHGLDAVDALDGIDEVLIGYQPGDLVPVTSSGMNIPLGFYVSGSDGDAVLRTLATIRAEVSLEIARRPADRTEAQRS; encoded by the coding sequence ATGACAACCGACCGTCCCGCAGTACTGCTGGTCGACCCGAGCCGCACCACCGCCGGCTACAAGACCGCCGCCCGCGCCGCCGGATACCTCGTCGTCTCCCTCTACACGTGCACCTACACCACGACGAGGGACAGCCACGCCGACGGCGACGACGTGACGCTGTACGGCGAAGTCAACGACACCGGAGCCCCCGAGACCGCCGAGGAGGCCGAGCAGGCCGCGCTGACAGCCGTCCGCGAGCTGCGCCGCGCCGGTCTCCGCATCCGCGCCGTCATTCCGGCGCTGGAGGTCAGCACCCACATCGCCGACCGGATCGCAGCCCTGCTGGGCCTGCCCGGCAACGACCACACTCTGGCCTGGGCGCGACGCAACAAGGCCGCCATGCGGGAACGTGCCCACCGAGCCGGGCTGCGCATACCCGAATTCCGCCGCGTGCGCTCCGTGTCGGACATCGCCGCCGCCGCACACGAGATCGGGTTCCCGGCGATCCTCAAGCCCACTCTCGGCTCCGCCGCCAAGGGCGTGACCCTCCTCCGCGATGCCGAGGCCCTGTGCGATCTGAACCACCTGGAGACCCACGACGCCTTCGACAGGCCCATCCGGGAGTGGCTGGTCGAGGAGTACGTCCGGGGCCCGGAGATCCAGGCGAACTTCTACAGCTTCGGCGGCGAGCACCGCCTGGTGGACATGTGGCAATACCGCCAGCCCGACGACCGCGACTACGACTTCCCCATCTGGGACAGCGTCCGCATCGACGAGAGCCACCCACGCTGGCACGAGGTCGAGCGGTACGTGCGCCAGGCCCTGGACGCGTACGGCATCGAGCACGGGCCCAGCCACACCGAAGTCAAGTGCGCCGAGGACGGCGTGCACCTGATGGAGATCGCCTCGCGCCTCCCGGGCGGCCCGGTGGTCGGCATGTGGGAGAAGCACACCGACATGAACCCCTTCGCCGACGGCCTGAGCTGCTTCCTGGGAGAGCGGCCCGCGACGTTCGACGCCCCGGTCGCCTTCCACGGCAGCTACGGGGCCCTGGCCATCCGCAATGACGATGAGCCCGGAACGCTGTCCGCCATCCACGGACTCGACGCCGTGGACGCCCTGGACGGCATTGATGAGGTGCTCATCGGCTACCAGCCGGGCGACCTGGTCCCGGTCACCAGCAGCGGCATGAACATCCCGCTGGGGTTCTACGTGTCGGGCAGCGACGGTGACGCGGTGCTCCGCACCCTCGCGACGATCCGTGCGGAAGTGTCGTTGGAGATCGCCCGCAGGCCCGCCGACCGCACCGAGGCGCAACGGTCGTGA